Proteins encoded together in one Porites lutea chromosome 2, jaPorLute2.1, whole genome shotgun sequence window:
- the LOC140925965 gene encoding adenosine receptor A2b-like — protein MKNNLPKWEFILLLNVHGIITIVALLGSYFVIRAFHKFRNLRTASNNILVSLSIADGLLAIPLILDIIQLCLKYSNVGQCPIILKEVGGTVTLFLLSVIVLHLTLMSSERFIAIKFALRYQVIVTKRRARIVSIAMWLWALVVIVAFPEVLQRATGKDFKELRRQMKADNNTSQVLRVRWHLVFQALSMFLVPLLIILCSYTYIFIVSYKQRQHVREQGRDIPGMTTVKHHMKGAHTLAIIVALCLLSIIALLVVTSLRIFWGHPMLPEKIVYDVAMFLNAICNPLIYGWKNEEFRNAFRKMLKCC, from the coding sequence ATGAAGAACAATTTACCGAAGTGGGAATTTATTCTACTGTTGAACGTTCATGGGATTATCACAATCGTTGCTTTGCTCGGGAGTTATTTCGTGATAAGAGCGTTTCACAAATTTCGGAACCTGCGAACTGCTTCCAACAACATTCTGGTGAGTTTGTCCATCGCCGACGGCTTACTAGCGATTCCCTTGATTCTTGATATCATTCAGTTATGCCTTAAGTATAGTAATGTTGGGCAATGTCCAATTATTCTTAAAGAAGTAGGCGGAACTGTCACCTTGTTTCTCCTTTCGGTCATTGTTCTTCATCTCACCTTAATGAGTTCAGAACGTTTCATCGCCATCAAATTCGCCTTAAGATACCAGGTCATAGTGACCAAACGCCGAGCACGGATCGTTTCCATCGCGATGTGGCTGTGGGCTCTGGTCGTTATTGTGGCTTTTCCAGAGGTGCTTCAGAGGGCAACAGGGAAAGATTTCAAAGAGTTACGCAGACAGATGAAGGCAGACAATAATACCTCCCAAGTGCTCCGCGTCAGATGGCATCTTGTATTCCAAGCTCTGTCAATGTTTCTTGTCCCCTTGCTGATCATTTTATGCTCGTACACCTACATCTTCATTGTGTCCTACAAACAGAGACAACATGTCAGAGAACAGGGCCGCGACATTCCAGGAATGACCACCGTCAAGCATCACATGAAAGGTGCCCACACTCTCGCCATAATTGTAGCGCTGTGTCTACTCAGTATCATCGCTTTGCTGGTTGTGACATCCCTTCGAATTTTCTGGGGCCATCCAATGCTACCGGAGAAGATCGTCTACGACGTGGCCATGTTTTTGAATGCCATATGCAACCCTCTTATCTATGGATggaaaaatgaagaatttaGAAACGCTTTTCGTAAGATGCTGAAATGCTGCTAA